The following proteins are encoded in a genomic region of Dehalococcoidia bacterium:
- a CDS encoding ABC transporter substrate-binding protein, whose translation MLTIAQRGEPPSLNAVKDSSITTHHVIFPIYEYLLRRDPTAPWDKIIPDLAESWEASPDGLQYTFRLRKDVRWQDGKSFTAEDVAFFLRIKADPPVTRIALTAYYRSITKVDVVDPYTVRVTLARPDSVFLLHISESRQGIPPAHLMKDADGKYTDRVLDTQAVGTGPFKLKEWKHGVSVVLERNPQYRIKELPYLDGITYYIIPDRATQFAAFRAGRVDITSVGGGTYLTPAELQIVQSQLAGKVSIYQIKTALQYTVRFNPAKKPFDDLRVRQAVHLATDRQAALKLLADGVGVIGGAFYPNPWSMPQEEVLAMPGFRQPKDQDAARAKQLVADAGYAAGTDVVMAVRQEDQSAAVWFQNELRKLGIRATLRVLAQVPYWESGSKREFPAYFGLLSMPTGHPDDVAEYYVSSGQIFSQLSDARLDAMFDQVAQTVDMAEARKKSAALDRYLSVEQVYGVVLVHPDGYRAAWNRVRNLHLQNAGQLDSQRYEDAWKTPE comes from the coding sequence ATGCTGACTATCGCGCAACGTGGAGAGCCGCCCAGCTTGAATGCGGTTAAAGACTCGAGCATCACCACGCACCACGTGATTTTTCCGATCTACGAATATCTTCTGCGGCGCGACCCCACGGCGCCGTGGGACAAGATAATCCCTGACCTGGCGGAGTCCTGGGAAGCCAGCCCTGACGGGTTGCAGTACACGTTCCGGCTGCGCAAGGACGTGCGGTGGCAGGATGGAAAGTCTTTCACCGCTGAGGACGTAGCGTTTTTCCTGCGGATCAAGGCGGACCCGCCTGTTACCCGGATAGCCCTCACCGCCTACTATCGCTCTATTACAAAGGTAGACGTGGTTGATCCGTACACCGTGCGGGTAACACTCGCCAGGCCCGACTCGGTGTTTCTGCTGCACATCAGCGAGTCGCGTCAGGGAATTCCCCCCGCTCATTTGATGAAAGACGCGGATGGGAAATATACCGACAGGGTTCTTGATACACAGGCAGTGGGAACAGGTCCGTTCAAGCTGAAGGAGTGGAAGCACGGCGTTTCGGTCGTGCTTGAAAGGAATCCGCAGTACCGGATAAAGGAGCTGCCTTATCTGGATGGCATCACGTATTACATCATTCCCGACAGGGCCACCCAATTTGCCGCCTTTAGAGCGGGACGAGTAGATATCACGTCCGTTGGCGGAGGTACTTACCTGACCCCCGCGGAGTTGCAGATTGTACAAAGCCAGCTTGCTGGCAAGGTGAGCATCTACCAGATCAAAACCGCACTTCAATACACCGTTCGCTTCAATCCAGCTAAGAAGCCGTTTGATGACCTCCGTGTGCGACAGGCCGTGCACCTTGCGACTGACCGGCAGGCAGCCCTGAAGTTACTGGCGGACGGCGTGGGAGTCATCGGCGGCGCCTTCTATCCGAACCCGTGGTCCATGCCTCAGGAAGAAGTCCTCGCCATGCCTGGTTTTCGCCAGCCGAAGGACCAGGACGCGGCAAGGGCAAAGCAGCTTGTGGCCGACGCTGGATATGCTGCGGGCACAGACGTTGTCATGGCAGTGAGGCAAGAGGACCAGAGCGCGGCCGTGTGGTTCCAGAACGAGCTGCGAAAGCTAGGTATACGCGCCACCCTGCGCGTATTGGCCCAAGTGCCTTACTGGGAATCGGGCTCCAAGCGAGAGTTCCCGGCCTACTTCGGACTCCTATCCATGCCCACAGGGCACCCTGACGATGTCGCGGAGTACTACGTCAGCTCGGGTCAGATATTCAGCCAGCTCTCCGATGCCAGGTTGGATGCGATGTTTGACCAAGTCGCGCAGACCGTGGATATGGCTGAGGCGAGGAAGAAGTCCGCGGCTCTTGATCGGTACCTGTCGGTCGAGCAAGTCTACGGTGTGGTGCTGGTGCATCCGGACGGCTATCGCGCGGCATGGAACCGCGTGCGCAACCTGCATCTTCAAAACGCGGGGCAGCTTGATAGTCAGCGCTATGAGGATGCGTGGAAGACGCCTGAGTAA
- a CDS encoding ABC transporter permease yields MRAYVIKRLLLTVPVLLGVTVLTFVIMRVMPGDAAMAIVTGGGQGAGTLADMARVRAELNLDQPLHIQYVEWLWRIVRLDLGHSWHSGRPIVDEIKLRFPVTFELAVLTVLMSILIAIPTGVICALRQDTLVDQLLRIVSVFGLTMPSFWTGTLILFSLVVWFNWFPPMGYTGLFENPLVNLQQVIWPALAVGYFLSAYLARMTRATMLEVLRQDYIRTAWSKGLKERAVVIRHALKNMMLPVVTLAGIQIAVALEGSVVAESIFMLPGMGLALVGAIQQRDYPVIQTFMLVLTLIVMVVNLLVDITYGWLDPRIRFS; encoded by the coding sequence ATGCGCGCCTATGTCATAAAGCGGTTGCTCTTGACGGTGCCTGTGCTCCTCGGTGTCACCGTGTTGACATTTGTCATCATGCGCGTGATGCCTGGAGATGCCGCTATGGCAATCGTTACCGGAGGCGGGCAGGGCGCTGGCACGCTGGCGGACATGGCCAGAGTCCGAGCGGAACTAAACTTGGACCAACCCCTGCACATCCAGTATGTGGAGTGGCTGTGGCGTATTGTTCGTCTGGACCTCGGACACTCCTGGCACTCTGGTCGGCCAATCGTTGATGAGATCAAGCTGCGGTTCCCCGTGACCTTTGAGCTTGCCGTTCTGACCGTACTGATGTCTATACTCATCGCGATTCCCACAGGAGTAATATGCGCGCTTCGTCAGGACACGCTCGTTGACCAGTTGTTGCGTATTGTGAGCGTCTTCGGCCTGACCATGCCATCCTTCTGGACGGGGACGTTGATACTCTTTTCCCTTGTCGTATGGTTCAACTGGTTTCCTCCAATGGGATATACAGGACTGTTTGAAAACCCGTTGGTCAATCTTCAGCAGGTCATATGGCCGGCGCTGGCCGTGGGCTATTTCCTGTCAGCGTATCTGGCCCGGATGACGCGCGCCACGATGCTCGAGGTGTTGCGCCAGGACTACATCCGCACCGCGTGGTCCAAAGGCCTCAAAGAACGCGCCGTAGTGATTCGCCATGCCTTGAAGAACATGATGCTTCCCGTTGTTACGCTGGCGGGCATTCAAATAGCCGTGGCATTGGAAGGGTCTGTTGTGGCGGAGTCTATCTTCATGCTGCCAGGGATGGGATTGGCTCTTGTCGGGGCGATTCAGCAGCGGGACTATCCCGTCATACAAACCTTCATGCTCGTCCTGACCCTTATCGTTATGGTCGTCAACCTCCTCGTTGATATCACATACGGGTGGTTGGATCCTCGTATCCGCTTTAGCTGA
- a CDS encoding CoA transferase, with protein sequence MSKNVFESVNVVEIGELAAAPYCGKLLADLGADVVKVEPPLVGDRARSRGPFLGDIPNSEQSGLFLYANTNKRGVTLNCNTVSGKDILLQLLKNADVLIEDREPGELDKAGLGYETLRAINPRLIMVSITPFGQSGPYKNYKAYPLNTFHAGGEGYTLPGGLGYATYPDREPIKIAGYFGEYVAGLTAAIAAACALYGRDAIGSGQHIDISKQEALMALSRVVLARYPNEDFVETRSVRELPIGGLMPCKDGFAVVMAFEARMWEGLVEIMGRPAWTQEERYKNAESRVALKKEVNGLVIEWLKTHTKDEVYHQAQAHDCAVGPVYTIGEAINSAQTRVQGFMADVQHPVAGKFAYPTAGYHFSQTPVSFKRPAPLLGQHNEEVYSGRLGISKTEMVELRLAGVI encoded by the coding sequence ATGAGCAAGAACGTTTTCGAAAGCGTTAACGTTGTCGAAATAGGTGAACTCGCGGCGGCGCCCTACTGCGGCAAGCTATTGGCCGACCTGGGCGCCGATGTCGTCAAAGTCGAGCCGCCGCTGGTCGGGGACAGGGCGCGGTCCAGAGGCCCGTTCCTGGGCGATATACCGAACAGCGAGCAAAGCGGGCTGTTCCTCTACGCGAACACCAACAAGCGCGGCGTGACGCTCAACTGCAACACAGTGTCAGGCAAGGACATACTGCTGCAACTGCTGAAGAACGCGGATGTTCTGATTGAAGACCGTGAGCCGGGAGAACTCGACAAGGCGGGACTTGGATACGAGACGCTGCGGGCCATCAATCCCCGGTTGATTATGGTGTCCATCACTCCATTCGGGCAATCAGGCCCGTACAAGAACTACAAGGCATATCCGTTGAATACGTTCCATGCGGGAGGCGAAGGGTACACTCTTCCCGGCGGCCTGGGCTACGCGACGTACCCGGACAGAGAACCCATCAAGATTGCTGGGTACTTTGGAGAGTACGTCGCCGGTCTCACGGCCGCAATCGCCGCTGCATGCGCTCTGTATGGACGGGACGCCATCGGGTCAGGGCAGCACATTGATATCTCCAAGCAGGAAGCGCTGATGGCTCTGAGCCGGGTTGTGCTGGCGCGGTACCCGAACGAGGACTTTGTAGAGACACGGTCAGTGCGTGAGCTCCCTATCGGTGGCCTCATGCCGTGCAAGGACGGGTTCGCGGTGGTCATGGCCTTCGAGGCGCGCATGTGGGAGGGACTCGTGGAGATCATGGGGAGGCCGGCGTGGACTCAGGAGGAACGCTACAAGAACGCCGAAAGCAGAGTCGCGCTAAAGAAGGAAGTCAACGGCCTGGTCATTGAATGGCTCAAGACCCACACCAAGGACGAGGTGTACCACCAGGCTCAGGCCCACGACTGCGCGGTTGGCCCCGTGTACACGATCGGTGAAGCGATCAACTCAGCGCAGACGCGCGTCCAGGGCTTCATGGCCGACGTTCAACATCCAGTCGCGGGTAAGTTCGCGTACCCCACAGCCGGGTACCATTTTTCTCAGACGCCGGTGTCGTTCAAGAGGCCCGCGCCTCTTTTGGGCCAGCACAATGAAGAGGTTTATTCAGGGCGCCTGGGCATCAGCAAGACGGAAATGGTCGAGCTGCGACTGGCCGGCGTGATATAA
- a CDS encoding ABC transporter permease, whose amino-acid sequence MARTASVGTRVIAAGTGGYSGVAASLVRFCRRKPLGAIGGLLICLMVLLALGAQIVAPYDPIAMNYATPLTAPGVTYPFGTDNFGRDVLSRVIFGARISLYVALLSVGLGTSAGAILGVLSGYIGGRFDMIVQRSLVDVIMAFPTLVLALGMVSVLGPSVGNVVLAIGTVQMPRSARIVRSAAISVREREYIEAARAVGAGPLRVVFLHVVPNCVAPYIVYATGALGAAVIVEASLSFLGVGTPPPTPSWGGMLAGAGREYMEVAPWMAIYPGVALSLAVFGFNLLGDSLRDVLDPRLR is encoded by the coding sequence ATGGCTCGGACCGCGTCCGTCGGGACCCGCGTGATAGCCGCGGGCACAGGCGGCTATTCCGGCGTGGCCGCCTCTTTGGTTCGCTTTTGCAGACGCAAGCCCCTGGGCGCCATCGGAGGTTTGCTAATCTGCCTGATGGTCTTGCTTGCGCTGGGGGCTCAGATAGTCGCTCCTTATGACCCCATCGCCATGAATTATGCGACTCCTCTGACAGCTCCGGGCGTCACATACCCGTTCGGCACGGACAACTTTGGCCGTGATGTGCTGAGCAGAGTCATCTTCGGCGCGCGCATCTCGCTCTACGTCGCATTGCTGTCGGTAGGCCTTGGCACGAGTGCGGGCGCCATCCTGGGTGTCCTGAGCGGCTATATTGGGGGCCGGTTCGACATGATCGTGCAGCGTTCGCTCGTGGATGTGATCATGGCGTTTCCTACCCTGGTCTTGGCTCTCGGGATGGTGTCGGTACTGGGACCATCGGTGGGCAACGTGGTGCTCGCCATAGGGACTGTTCAGATGCCGCGCTCAGCCCGCATCGTGCGCTCCGCCGCGATATCTGTCAGAGAAAGGGAGTACATTGAGGCTGCCAGAGCAGTTGGCGCTGGCCCGCTGCGCGTCGTGTTTTTGCATGTTGTTCCCAACTGCGTCGCTCCGTACATCGTGTACGCCACGGGTGCGCTGGGTGCGGCTGTCATTGTAGAGGCTTCTTTGAGCTTTCTTGGCGTGGGCACTCCCCCTCCAACTCCGTCCTGGGGAGGCATGCTGGCCGGCGCGGGACGGGAATACATGGAGGTGGCGCCGTGGATGGCGATATATCCTGGGGTCGCCCTTAGCCTGGCCGTATTTGGATTCAACCTTCTGGGCGACAGCCTGCGGGACGTTCTGGACCCAAGACTCCGTTAG
- a CDS encoding SDR family oxidoreductase, with the protein MRLKGKVALVTGAGRNMGKATALELASLGADVVVNARTNKAEIESVVAECRAKGVRAMAAIGDVGSMSDVERIVKSANEAFGRVDIVVNMVGIRPPTPFLDISEEEWNLVLAVNLGGCFRTTKLTLPDMIKRRWGRIIHISGRDAYYGKTERAHCVAAKSGISGLTRAQASEFSRYGITVNCVVPGPFNTTRPIVWHEGLRNAEPFAGGKSPTVSTAAIDGGGRVSGSPLETGIPVGRRGEPWELAKLVGFLASDDAAYITGQSIQINGGAYYSV; encoded by the coding sequence GTGAGACTAAAAGGCAAGGTTGCCTTGGTAACAGGCGCGGGCCGGAACATGGGCAAAGCTACGGCGTTGGAGCTGGCCTCACTAGGCGCTGACGTAGTGGTCAATGCCCGCACGAACAAGGCCGAGATTGAGAGCGTGGTGGCTGAGTGTCGTGCGAAAGGCGTCAGGGCGATGGCCGCGATCGGCGATGTGGGTTCCATGTCGGATGTCGAGCGGATCGTCAAGAGCGCCAATGAAGCATTTGGGCGCGTGGACATCGTAGTCAACATGGTTGGCATTCGCCCGCCCACGCCGTTCCTGGACATATCGGAAGAAGAATGGAACCTCGTCCTGGCGGTCAACCTTGGCGGGTGCTTCCGTACGACGAAACTGACCCTGCCGGACATGATAAAAAGGCGCTGGGGACGCATCATCCACATCTCGGGACGTGACGCCTATTACGGCAAGACAGAGAGGGCGCATTGCGTGGCCGCCAAGTCAGGCATCTCCGGTCTGACAAGAGCGCAGGCGTCAGAGTTTTCCCGCTATGGCATCACGGTCAACTGCGTCGTCCCCGGTCCGTTCAACACAACGCGGCCCATTGTGTGGCACGAAGGCCTTCGGAACGCCGAGCCCTTCGCCGGAGGCAAATCTCCCACCGTTTCAACAGCAGCGATTGATGGTGGCGGGCGCGTTTCGGGAAGCCCGCTGGAAACCGGCATCCCGGTTGGACGACGCGGGGAGCCGTGGGAATTGGCCAAGCTGGTGGGCTTCCTGGCTTCGGACGACGCCGCTTACATCACCGGCCAGTCCATTCAAATCAATGGGGGAGCGTACTACTCCGTCTAG